The following coding sequences are from one Anolis sagrei isolate rAnoSag1 chromosome 6, rAnoSag1.mat, whole genome shotgun sequence window:
- the NKIRAS2 gene encoding NF-kappa-B inhibitor-interacting Ras-like protein 2 isoform X1 has product MRAEKTQFLIPSSCIHPFSPADKKMGKSCKVVVCGQASVGKTSILEQLLYGNHVVGSEMIETQEDIYVGSIETDRGVREQVRFYDTRGLRDGMELPKHCFSCTDGYVLVYSIDSKESFKRVEVLKKEIDKSKDKKEVTIVVLGNKCDLQDQRRVDHDAVQHWAKAEKVKLWEISVADRRTLIEPFVYLASKMTQPQSKSAFPLSRKNKSSGSVDG; this is encoded by the exons ATGAGGGCAGAAAAAACACAGTTTCTGATACCCT CTTCCTGTATTCATCCTTTTTCTCCCGCTGACAAGAAGATGGGGAAAAGTTGCAAAGTGGTCGTCTGTGGGCAAGCATCAGTTGGGAAGACCTCCATCCTGGAGCAGCTTCTCTATGGGAATCATGTGGTTG GTTCTGAGATGATTGAAACCCAGGAGGACATCTATGTGGGCTCCATAGAGACAGATCGAGGGGTGCGGGAACAAGTACGTTTCTATGATACCCGAGGCTTGAGGGATGGGATGGAGCTGCCCAAGCACTGCTTCTCCTGCACAGACGGTTATGTCTTAGTCTACAGCATTGACAGCAAAGAATCCTTCAAGAGGGTGGAGGTACTCAAGAAGGAGATAGACAAGAGCAAGGATAAAAAAGAG GTCACCATTGTGGTCCTAGGCAACAAGTGTGACCTCCAAGACCAGCGGCGTGTAGACCATGATGCTGTGCAGCACTGGGCGAAGGCAGAGAAGGTAAAACTATGGGAAATCTCAGTTGCAGACCGTCGGACCCTCATTGAGCCCTTTGTCTACCTGGCCAGCAAGATGACACAGCCACAGAGCAAGTCTGCCTTCCCACTCAGCCGCAAGAACAAAAGCAGTGGTTCTGTGGATGGGTGA
- the NKIRAS2 gene encoding NF-kappa-B inhibitor-interacting Ras-like protein 2 isoform X2, whose translation MGKSCKVVVCGQASVGKTSILEQLLYGNHVVGSEMIETQEDIYVGSIETDRGVREQVRFYDTRGLRDGMELPKHCFSCTDGYVLVYSIDSKESFKRVEVLKKEIDKSKDKKEVTIVVLGNKCDLQDQRRVDHDAVQHWAKAEKVKLWEISVADRRTLIEPFVYLASKMTQPQSKSAFPLSRKNKSSGSVDG comes from the exons ATGGGGAAAAGTTGCAAAGTGGTCGTCTGTGGGCAAGCATCAGTTGGGAAGACCTCCATCCTGGAGCAGCTTCTCTATGGGAATCATGTGGTTG GTTCTGAGATGATTGAAACCCAGGAGGACATCTATGTGGGCTCCATAGAGACAGATCGAGGGGTGCGGGAACAAGTACGTTTCTATGATACCCGAGGCTTGAGGGATGGGATGGAGCTGCCCAAGCACTGCTTCTCCTGCACAGACGGTTATGTCTTAGTCTACAGCATTGACAGCAAAGAATCCTTCAAGAGGGTGGAGGTACTCAAGAAGGAGATAGACAAGAGCAAGGATAAAAAAGAG GTCACCATTGTGGTCCTAGGCAACAAGTGTGACCTCCAAGACCAGCGGCGTGTAGACCATGATGCTGTGCAGCACTGGGCGAAGGCAGAGAAGGTAAAACTATGGGAAATCTCAGTTGCAGACCGTCGGACCCTCATTGAGCCCTTTGTCTACCTGGCCAGCAAGATGACACAGCCACAGAGCAAGTCTGCCTTCCCACTCAGCCGCAAGAACAAAAGCAGTGGTTCTGTGGATGGGTGA